AACATCATTTGCTTCccttatatttattaaaaactaaaaattgagtcaatggttcgtaaaaagatttcAGAAAACCCCTTTTCTTTCGAACCAATGCGATGGCATTTTCCAGCATCACTCTCCtttaaaagtttcatggagCTTAACCATAGCGATTAATTTCTGTGcgcattttcgaaaagtttttccacaatttatttaaattgtgtcgtgaagcatcaattttttttctataaacggtgttttttttccatttgaagTTCTGTATGAAATCATTGaattgagatgttgagcaaggcttcaaaatgaagaaaaatgtttacttTCACGGATTTTTAAccagatttgtcaatgttacagtttacattttcgattctggaaatttttacagattacattaattttattaatttcattgaGATACCTTTACGATAGGCTTTCTAAGGctgaatcataaaaatcttataattttGGTAATgcttattttgaagttaaaggactcaatttgaataatgtttggtatgatttgcctatgaaatttctgaacacaatcattaaatttttttgtaagctctagttttcgagatcacttttaaaaataggtaaaaaaaattagttattcaatttgattacttttttaacgaaactgtagaatacaaatacttattgactcaataatcaactttcccaaaaaccgctagtaattttgaattctaagaaaaaaaagttatggaagttttcttttttccaagggaattttgtcgaaattttaaagaaaaattaaactaaattgtatcattgatattttcaaaaccgttagccaaatcatttcgcagtcttcaacaaagttgttgtaTGAATTGAATAATTCAATATCCAATATTCAATAACTTTCTTCAATGATGCCCGAAaaagttgtaatcttattttttattatatctataaattgtagaattcaatttattaaaagtGTTGTATTTACACGAATATCTTGGCAAAATTTGAGTCCATGATTGAATGAAGGGTAGTAAAAAGATTGAAACCCAGCTTTTcgtttttatgtaatttatttgtCAGTTATGAAAAGACGTAGTCTTAGCCAAAAAAGGCTTACAGACTAAATGGACAACTTAATATTAACATTAAACATTCATTACCGATATGGAAATCGAACCTATGCCTCAGGTGGTACAACACGGCCACCGAGACGTGAAAgattgattttacccaaaactgatcaccgaaactagaagtgatagaaaaaatctgtgaaatattttgaattaaggGAGTCAAACTCTTATAATATCAGTTGTATCATAGGCACCAGAAATACTGTTCCGCTGTGTAATCGTTACAAactttttgatttaaataacaGAATTCTGATATCGTTTTTTGTCAAGAAATCAGAGTTTCGCTGAGTGCTGTCGATTAGAAATCTATAATCGTTAGCCCAGTTTTTATTACACAACTTTCCTTATTTCTGTCattaatcaagaaaaaaaaaacatttcacttCATCAGACAATTTTAACTTGCTTGAAACGAATATTATAGACTTAACTAACTTctgtaaaacttttttcccaATAAACTTAATAAAAAGCTGAAATCCTACAAAACAGTCAACAATCTggataaatgggacaaatgcaaCTGCGCACAAGTGACGTGCATATCAAGTTAGTGATTTGGTTTAGTTGggactgctattttatgataattaacaatttatcgtagaaaaaatcgtgaaataaatttaatttgagataagcttcgcgggccgcacaaacatgctTCGAGgaccgcatgcggcccgcgggccgcgggttgctcacccctgctctagattgatgttctgcaccaggatcaatgattagctacgaaagctttcttcggtcgaaaCATATCAAAAACGTAGCGGTaaaggaagataaatcctaaatttttacgatttgtgaaagttttgcattttattactaaaatttgtcccagatcccTGCCTAATTACGTTTTGTTTAAtagacaaagatttttggataattttagtaaatgttactttgcgaatcgctgcttttgtaaattaatgctaccCACGTACGATTTTAAAGTACATAAAACTAAGTATACAGCAATTAGCGGATGCCCgtatattgtgaaaaaactacttggattttgccctgattatttggaaaatgaaacaagaaaatcgaattcagtttaaaattgtttgttgaaaattggatttgtgaaagtttgtttcataaaaaatcaaacaaaaactttccttcgtatgctttaaacttaaatttaacactgctgatgtgttgcgacaaaaaaatgtaagtcgtttttcttcactagataaatgtctggaatttcctcagattttgACGGATATTGCTCAgtttttggaatggaaaatttcagattattgaCCCGGTTTTCcccatgttttttaaataacttgccaggaagtgccctacccggctacgtacaaaaatattttatacataaacctacattggacctcttcgaCTGATGCTCTGTTCCGCTCTGCATAAcggcttttctgaagaaaacattcctgcattgaaatctttctggcttgatacactgagctactcagcagcgtcgctagagcacaattttctagccagctccttctcttttctgtagagcgagcgacgtccactAACGAGGCTGCCGACCGGCTTGCATTTGAAGGCTCTAACATGACCCCTATCGAAGTGCCCATCCCACAACAAGACGCCTACCGATTTGTGAAAACCCAACTAGCGCTCGCCTGGGAAAAAACCTGGTTCAACAACCGAACCGCTAAATTACGCGAAGTAAAAAATTGTCCCCAACGGTGGATTGACCGCACAAACCCTATAGAAAAACGTGCTCTTACACGACTTCGGATTGGCCATACCAAACTAACCCACTCATACCTCCTCGATAAAGAGGACCCCCCTATTTGCCCCTCCTGTGACTGCTTAGTTACAGTTCGCCACATCCTAATTGACTGCGTAATTTACGCTAGACAGAGGACTGTCTGTCAGCTAGGCGACAATCTTCGCCTAGTTCTCTCCAACTGCCCCTCAGAAGAAGgcaaattgattgaatttttaaaaagttctaaACTACTTGATGATCtgtagaaaaaggaaaaaaaaaaaaaaaaaaaaaaaaaacaaaaaaaaaaaacaaaaccaaaaaaaaaaacaaaaaaaaaaaaaacaaaaacaaaaaatccaaaaagattttaacaCAGAAACAAAAGGaattgggaagaatgacagcttgctgttaaattccttgaaaaaaaaaaaaaaaaaaaaaaaaaaaaaaaagagcgacgtccacccgaccgtcagagcaaccgcattcgggcgcactcggcaaaaagataagtgaacgttgatcggctgagcagtgcactcgggaaccgaaatgataaaagtgtaattcgttctctgctctgttctgtttgcgaggtgttggacaagcatgctTGCAGTGGTTGATACTGATAGAGttgtagcaaccaccacacaatagtaggcctagcgtggttcgtcccacaagcggaaacttgcagtacgaacgaacaaaaagatgaaatgtgatcgctcagaaaaGCTTCAAATACGACCGAGACACATTTATCGATAGATGCGGTTCTCGGTATTGTATCATTACCAGACCGCACGTAATGATACAATACCGAGAACCGCATCTATCGATAGGTAAATGTGTCTCGGTCGTATTTGAAGCttttctgagcgatcacatttcatctttttgttcgttcgtactgcaagtttccgcttgtgggacgaaccacgctaggcctactattgtgtggtggttgctacaaCTCTATCAGTatcaaccactgcaaggtagtaggcccgtgaggaacaaaacgatgaaatgtgatgaaaagttttcaaattaaaattaccctcccgctcattttcaacatctttcaccttattctaatcttctatccgtctatattctttcaattcttaaatattctttctcaaagaatatacaatttcaccgatatagccgataaaataatttcattatttatttttttcttttatgtttttgtcattctgaaacataaaaatatttcaaaacctgGGATTGCATTGGGAACCCACTTCGGACCACTTTCGTTTCCAAATTCATCTACCCGAACAATCCCAGTCCACACTCATGAGCAAAAGAATGGCCCTTTCTCAGATTGCTCAGCTCTTCGACCCGTTAGGATCGGTAGGTCCAGTccatagtacatggaaaataacaggtaggccattgcgcttaacctcacttggaagctccgtgtatgtacacagcatgcttgcataccaacTAAAATAGTTATGAGAATTTGGCAATTTTATATAGAACggcgatcaaaattattaatttctccgTCGATAGCCATTTGACTCTTTTGGAAAGAGCTTCAGATTAAAGGTTGTTTCTTCAGGCTcatcggaaactattttttgcattGGATTTTTTGATCTGATccataaataatgagcattcaaaagatattttcatCACCGTCCCTGTTTTTTTAGAGCAAGCAATGTAATATTTTCTTCCGACaatgttaaaaagttaaaaaagtgatctaAAATACTTCATGTTTCTGTGATAAAAggtcaatttgtttgaattttcattcaaatcgcACAAGAAAAAGGCCACACAAGGCAAAAATATCAGcagattttagttttaaatcgacAAAAAGCCCATTGCATATTACTTTTAGAGAtgttgaaaagccaaatattattcgttgcattaaaatgcatcagtgcttatttttccataattttaagaaaaatgtgattttctgatatattccatacatttgccagttttttccataactatttttcgggGCCTCCAACCAATACGTTGAAAGagagcggaatagcctaccttgtatatttcaaagtactatgggtCCAGTCATCGTTACAGCGAAGGTGTTCATGCAGACTCTGTGGAGTCTCAAAGCAGACGACGGCAAAGCCTGGGGATGGGATCAACCTTTACCATCCTCACTTACAACGTACTGGCAAAACTACTACTCGCAGTTACCTCTTCTGGAGCACCTTCGAGTTCCTCGATGCATTGTGCTACCCCAATTCGATACGATACAACTGCATCTGTTCTCTGACGCATCGGAACACGCTTATGGTGCTTGTGCATACTTCCGGTCAACAGATTCCTCTGGCGCCATTTATGTCGGTTTCCTGACAGCCAAATCTAAAGTTGCCCCACTGAAGAAGCGTAGCATACCAAGGCTTGAGCTTTGCGGAGCACTCGAAGCAGCTCAATTATACCACAAAATATCCTCAGCATTCGGGCAAAAGTTTCAGACGTTTTTCTGGGTCGATTCAACTTCTGTGCTCGCTTGGCTGAAGGCAAGCCCTTCTGTTTGGACAACATTTGTCGCAAACCGCGTTTCCAAACTCCAGCTTTCGACAGAGGGTACATCCTGGAATCACGTCTCTGGTCAGCAAAACCCAGCTGATCATATCTCGAGGGATATCGATGCTCAAACGTTGATTTCATGTGAGCTATGGTGGCAAGGACCAGATTGGCTTCGCTCGAATCAGTGGCAACCATCATCGTCGACATCCTCCTTTGAAACCCAGTTAGAATTCCGTACATCGAGGCCCGCAGGTCTGATGACCACAACCACAACGACATTCCTCGACTCTTACATAgaacgttttttcaaaatatcaaaccaTGCTGCGCGTGACAGCATTCTGCATGCGATTTTGCCACAATTCTCGGAAGGGGCGACTCGGAAGTGCCAGGCTTTTCTTTCAACCACAGAAATCCGTGATGCTGAAACAACTCTCATCTGGTGGGTTCAAGCTCAAGAGTTTCCAGAGTGCATTGAAGCTCTGCGAGCTTCAAAATCGATCCCCGCCGAATCCCGGCTTAGATGGTTTACACCGTTTCTGGATCCGAGCCAAATAATGCGCATAGGAGGACGAATTGACAGATCGCCGCTAAACTACGATGCTAGGCATCAAATTTTGCTTCCCTACAATCATCGTTTTTCCGCATTATTGGTCGAGTGTCTTCACGAAAGAAATCTGCATGCTGCTCCGCAATTGCTCGTGGGATTACTCCGCCTGAAGTACTGGACCATAGGGGCCAGAAACCTGGCCAGAACCATCGTCCATCGCTGCCTAATCTGCGTCCGAGCTCGCCCTAAATTGGTGGAACAATTTATGGTGGAGCTGTCAAAGGAACGCATAAGCGCAAGTCGTCCTTTTACGATAACGGGAGTGGATTACTGGGGCCCTATTTTCCTGAAACCTCCGCATCGTCGTTCAGCATCCATCAAATCGTTTGTAGCAGTTTTCGTTTGCTTCAGCACAAAGGCCGTGCACATTGAAATGGTTTCGGACTTAACTACAGCGAAATTCATTCAGGCTCTGAGACGCTTCGTCTCGCGTCGGGGTCCACCTTCCGATCTACATAGCTACAATGGCAGAAACTTTCTCGGTGCTAAAAACGAATTGCACCGTCATCTTCGCAATCCAGAGTACA
This sequence is a window from Uranotaenia lowii strain MFRU-FL chromosome 3, ASM2978415v1, whole genome shotgun sequence. Protein-coding genes within it:
- the LOC129752956 gene encoding uncharacterized protein LOC129752956 produces the protein MGPVIVTAKVFMQTLWSLKADDGKAWGWDQPLPSSLTTYWQNYYSQLPLLEHLRVPRCIVLPQFDTIQLHLFSDASEHAYGACAYFRSTDSSGAIYVGFLTAKSKVAPLKKRSIPRLELCGALEAAQLYHKISSAFGQKFQTFFWVDSTSVLAWLKASPSVWTTFVANRVSKLQLSTEGTSWNHVSGQQNPADHISRDIDAQTLISCELWWQGPDWLRSNQWQPSSSTSSFETQLEFRTSRPAGLMTTTTTTFLDSYIERFFKISNHAARDSILHAILPQFSEGATRKCQAFLSTTEIRDAETTLIWWVQAQEFPECIEALRASKSIPAESRLRWFTPFLDPSQIMRIGGRIDRSPLNYDARHQILLPYNHRFSALLVECLHERNLHAAPQLLVGLLRLKYWTIGARNLARTIVHRCLICVRARPKLVEQFMVELSKERISASRPFTITGVDYWGPIFLKPPHRRSASIKSFVAVFVCFSTKAVHIEMVSDLTTAKFIQALRRFVSRRGPPSDLHSYNGRNFLGAKNELHRHLRNPEYNEKVAIECADCNIRWHFNPPRASHFGGLWESAINSAQKHFVRVVRDRALAYMHTLLCQIECCLNSRPIVALSDDPSDFEPLTPGHFLVGTSLKAVPDENLSADTVHYLKKWQLVQKLFQDVWRRWHLEYLTTLQHRVKWCNPPFTIRENQLVLLKEEGIPPIRWPTARISKIHPGADGITRVVTLKTPKGSCTRPVAKICLLPITSASEE